The following proteins are co-located in the Silene latifolia isolate original U9 population chromosome 1, ASM4854445v1, whole genome shotgun sequence genome:
- the LOC141646657 gene encoding uncharacterized protein LOC141646657: protein MDVFCGMCGVSSRILETVEHLFQDCESARRIWAGSELGIRVDNVGSLSITDWIIDWIKLLSGKEGGERRVIMLVAVLWGLWSLRNRNNFEGLELNWRSIVDFFYVNIREKVRVLNEQVEGGKLRAVMKGSPEERMDTVRWRIKEGYPLYLIGRQDRCAVIRVKVDASWDKTYMAAFGWVAFDSTGQEILRRSVKIRAEAALQAEALGIRDVLIWAASEGILHLDISSDCLQLINEIAGVEKEDHLLADMWGTFGLFHCLCINFIPRHFNTLAHGVARQAMRL from the coding sequence atggatgtCTTCTGTGGCATGTGTGGGGTTTCTAGTAGAATTTTGGAAACAGTTGAACATCTGTTTCAAGATTGTGAAAGTGCAAGAAGGATTTGGGCAGGATCGGAATTAGGAATCAGGGTGGATAATGTTGGATCCTTAAGTATCACTGACTGGATCATTGATTGGATCAAGCTTCTTTCTGGCAAAGAGGGGGGTGAAAGGAGGGTGATAATGCTTGTGGCAGTTCTGTGGGGCTTGTGGAGTCTTCGGAATAGGAATAACTTTGAGGGCCTAGAGCTAAATTGGCGGAGTATCGTGGATTTTTTCTATGTGAATATTAGGGAAAAGGTACGGGTCCTCAATGAGCAGGTTGAAGGAGGAAAGCTTAGGGCTGTTATGAAGGGATCCCCCGAGGAAAGGATGGATACGGTAAGATGGAGGATCAAGGAAGGATATCCTCTTTACTTAATTGGTAGGCAGGATCGTTGTGCGGTGATACGAGTTAAAGTGGACGCTAGCTGGGATAAAACATATATGGCGGCGTTTGGGTGGGTGGCGTTTGACTCGACGGGACAAGAAATTTTGCGACGAAGTGTGAAAATTAGGGCGGAAGCTGCTCTACAAGCGGAGGCATTGGGAATACGCGATGTACTCATATGGGCAGCCTCTGAGGGCATCTTACATCTGGATATTTCGTCGGATTGTCTTCAACTTATCAATGAAATTGCAGGAGTGGAAAAGGAAGATCATTTGCTGGCAGATATGTGGGGCACCTTCGGCTTATTTCATTGTTTATGTATTAATTTTATTCCGAGACATTTTAATACTCTAGCACATGGCGTGGCCCGTCAGGCCATGAGACTGTAG